One genomic segment of Sminthopsis crassicaudata isolate SCR6 chromosome 4, ASM4859323v1, whole genome shotgun sequence includes these proteins:
- the VGLL2 gene encoding transcription cofactor vestigial-like protein 2 isoform X2, which produces MIEKINFPLRLAMSCLDVMYQVYGPPQPYFAAAYTPYHQKLAFYSKMQEAPESNSNASTSSGSSSFSSNTPASIKEEDCSPEKERPPEAEYINSRCVLFTYFQGDISSVVDEHFSRALSQPSSYSPGCASSKTPRSSGSWRDGSFPMNQRSFPPSFWNSTYQPAVSASSLSSPLASAHSDLPFAATDPYSPASLHSHLHQGAAEPWHHAHHHHHHHHHHPHPHPHHPYSLGGPIGAQGTTFPRPASMHEVYGPHFDPRYSSLLMPPASVRQHRLTPASVPTPVSPPCELGKSESAGSAWTTPAGPFPSPSGDMGQSLGLNVDSARRYSFCGGSLLS; this is translated from the exons ATGATCGAAAAAATTAATTTCCCGCTGCGGTTAGCCATGAGCTGTCTGGATGTTATGTACCAAGTCTATGGTCCTCCGCAGCCTTATTTTGCAGCAGCTTATACTCCCTATCATCAG AAACTAGCTTTTTACTCGAAAATGCAAGAAGCCCCGGAGAGCAACAGCAACGCCAGCACCAGCAGCGGGAGCTCTTCTTTCTCCAGCAACACTCCGGCCAGTATCAAAGAGGAAGATTGCAGCCCGGAGAAGGAGCGCCCCCCGGAGGCAGAGTACATCAACTCGCGCTGCGTCTTATTTACTTATTTCCAAGGAGATATCAGCTCCGTGGTGGACGAGCATTTCAGCAGGGCCCTGAGCCAGCCCAGTAGCTACTCGCCTGGTTGCGCCAGCAGCAAAACCCCAAGAAGTTCTGGGTCCTGGAGGG ATGGTTCCTTCCCGATGAATCAGCGCAGTTTCCCCCCTTCTTTCTGGAACAGCACGTACCAGCCAGCAGTTTCAGCTTCCTCACTGAGCAGTCCATTGGCTTCAGCCCACAGCGACCTCCCCTTTGCTGCAACAGACCCCTACTCCCCAGCCTCTCTGCACAGCCACCTTCACCAAGGGGCTGCCGAACCCTGGCACCATgctcaccatcatcatcatcaccatcatcaccacccgCATCCGCACCCTCACCATCCTTACTCCCTGGGCGGGCCAATCGGGGCCCAGGGCACCACCTTCCCCCGGCCTGCCTCCATGCATGAAGTCTATGGCCCCCACTTCGACCCTCGCTACAGCTCACTGCTGATGCCCCCGGCCTCAGTCAGACAGCACCGCCTCACGCCAGCCTCAGTACCCACACCAGTCAGCCCCCCCTGCGAACTGGGCAAAAGCGAGTCAGCTGGCTCAGCATGGACCACACCAGCGGGGCCCTTTCCTAGCCCCTCAGGAGATATGGGACAGAGTCTGGGCCTCAATGTAGACTCAG CTCGCCGATATTCCTTCTGTGGTGGATCCCTCCTGAGCTGA
- the VGLL2 gene encoding transcription cofactor vestigial-like protein 2 isoform X1 yields MIEKINFPLRLAMSCLDVMYQVYGPPQPYFAAAYTPYHQKLAFYSKMQEAPESNSNASTSSGSSSFSSNTPASIKEEDCSPEKERPPEAEYINSRCVLFTYFQGDISSVVDEHFSRALSQPSSYSPGCASSKTPRSSGSWRDGSFPMNQRSFPPSFWNSTYQPAVSASSLSSPLASAHSDLPFAATDPYSPASLHSHLHQGAAEPWHHAHHHHHHHHHHPHPHPHHPYSLGGPIGAQGTTFPRPASMHEVYGPHFDPRYSSLLMPPASVRQHRLTPASVPTPVSPPCELGKSESAGSAWTTPAGPFPSPSGDMGQSLGLNVDSGLQPQDKSKDLYWF; encoded by the exons ATGATCGAAAAAATTAATTTCCCGCTGCGGTTAGCCATGAGCTGTCTGGATGTTATGTACCAAGTCTATGGTCCTCCGCAGCCTTATTTTGCAGCAGCTTATACTCCCTATCATCAG AAACTAGCTTTTTACTCGAAAATGCAAGAAGCCCCGGAGAGCAACAGCAACGCCAGCACCAGCAGCGGGAGCTCTTCTTTCTCCAGCAACACTCCGGCCAGTATCAAAGAGGAAGATTGCAGCCCGGAGAAGGAGCGCCCCCCGGAGGCAGAGTACATCAACTCGCGCTGCGTCTTATTTACTTATTTCCAAGGAGATATCAGCTCCGTGGTGGACGAGCATTTCAGCAGGGCCCTGAGCCAGCCCAGTAGCTACTCGCCTGGTTGCGCCAGCAGCAAAACCCCAAGAAGTTCTGGGTCCTGGAGGG ATGGTTCCTTCCCGATGAATCAGCGCAGTTTCCCCCCTTCTTTCTGGAACAGCACGTACCAGCCAGCAGTTTCAGCTTCCTCACTGAGCAGTCCATTGGCTTCAGCCCACAGCGACCTCCCCTTTGCTGCAACAGACCCCTACTCCCCAGCCTCTCTGCACAGCCACCTTCACCAAGGGGCTGCCGAACCCTGGCACCATgctcaccatcatcatcatcaccatcatcaccacccgCATCCGCACCCTCACCATCCTTACTCCCTGGGCGGGCCAATCGGGGCCCAGGGCACCACCTTCCCCCGGCCTGCCTCCATGCATGAAGTCTATGGCCCCCACTTCGACCCTCGCTACAGCTCACTGCTGATGCCCCCGGCCTCAGTCAGACAGCACCGCCTCACGCCAGCCTCAGTACCCACACCAGTCAGCCCCCCCTGCGAACTGGGCAAAAGCGAGTCAGCTGGCTCAGCATGGACCACACCAGCGGGGCCCTTTCCTAGCCCCTCAGGAGATATGGGACAGAGTCTGGGCCTCAATGTAGACTCAG GTTTGCAGCCTCAGGACAAAAGCAAGGATCTATACTGGTTTTAG